Proteins encoded by one window of Pseudomonas sp. PSKL.D1:
- a CDS encoding NADP-dependent isocitrate dehydrogenase, which yields MPTRSKIIYTFTDEAPALATYSLLPIIEAFTASADIAVETRDISLAGRILAAFPEQLGTEKQVGDHLAELGQLATTPEANIIKLPNISASVPQLKAAIKELQAKGFNIPDYADEPATAEEKDSRARYDRIKGSAVNPVLREGNSDRRAPLSVKNYARKHPHKMGAWAADSQSHVAHMSNGDFYGSEKAALIEADDSLRIELVGKDGTTTVLKEKTAVKAAEVIDCATMSRKALKAFIAEQIADAKASGVLLSVHLKATMMKVSDPIMFGVIVEEFYGDVLAKHSAALADVGFNANNGIGDLYARIKDLPADKQAEIEADIQALYAERPALAMVNSDKGITNLHVPSDVIVDASMPAMIRDSGKMWNTAGELQDAKAIIPDRCYAGIYQATIEDCKANGAFDPTTMGSVPNVGLMAQKAEEYGSHDKTFQVKADGVVRVVDSKGKVVLEQNVEAGDIFRMCQTKDAPIQDWVKLAVNRARLSNTPAVFWLDPARAHDGVMIEKVQKYLKDHDTAGLDIRVLAPVEAIKFSLARIREGKDTISVTGNVLRDYLTDLFPIMELGTSAKMLSIVPLMNGGGLFETGAGGSAPKHVQQLVEENFLRWDSLGEFLALAASLEHLGNTYDNPRAKVLANTLDQATGKFLDTNKSPSRKVGGIDNRGSHFYLTLYWAQALAAQSDDAALQARFAPLAKTLTENEETIVAELNAVQGKPADIGGYYAPDAELTAKVMRPSQTLNSAIAAL from the coding sequence ATGCCCACCCGTTCCAAGATCATCTATACCTTCACCGACGAAGCCCCTGCCCTCGCCACCTACTCGCTGCTGCCGATCATCGAAGCGTTCACCGCTTCGGCTGACATCGCCGTAGAAACCCGCGACATCTCCCTGGCGGGCCGTATCCTTGCAGCCTTCCCGGAGCAACTGGGCACCGAGAAACAGGTAGGCGATCACCTGGCGGAACTGGGCCAGCTGGCCACCACCCCTGAAGCCAACATCATCAAGCTGCCTAACATCAGCGCATCGGTCCCGCAGCTGAAGGCCGCGATCAAGGAACTGCAAGCCAAAGGCTTCAACATCCCGGACTACGCCGACGAGCCGGCCACCGCCGAAGAAAAAGACTCCCGCGCCCGCTACGACCGCATCAAGGGCAGCGCCGTGAACCCGGTACTGCGTGAAGGCAACTCTGACCGCCGCGCGCCGCTGTCGGTCAAGAATTACGCCCGCAAGCACCCGCACAAAATGGGCGCCTGGGCCGCCGACTCCCAGTCGCACGTTGCCCACATGAGCAACGGCGACTTCTACGGCAGCGAAAAAGCCGCCCTGATCGAGGCTGACGACAGCCTGCGCATCGAGCTGGTCGGCAAAGACGGCACCACCACCGTCCTGAAAGAAAAAACCGCCGTCAAGGCCGCCGAAGTCATCGACTGCGCCACCATGAGCCGCAAGGCCCTGAAAGCCTTCATCGCCGAGCAGATCGCCGATGCCAAGGCCTCCGGCGTGCTGCTGTCGGTGCACCTGAAAGCCACCATGATGAAGGTGTCCGACCCGATCATGTTCGGCGTCATCGTCGAAGAATTCTACGGCGATGTTCTGGCCAAGCACTCGGCCGCCCTGGCTGACGTGGGCTTCAACGCCAACAACGGCATCGGCGACCTGTACGCCCGCATCAAGGACCTGCCAGCCGACAAGCAGGCCGAGATCGAAGCCGACATCCAGGCCCTGTACGCTGAGCGCCCGGCCCTGGCCATGGTCAACTCCGACAAAGGCATCACCAACCTGCACGTGCCGAGCGACGTCATCGTCGACGCCTCGATGCCGGCCATGATCCGTGACTCGGGCAAAATGTGGAACACCGCCGGTGAACTGCAGGACGCCAAAGCGATCATCCCGGACCGCTGCTACGCCGGTATCTACCAGGCCACCATCGAAGACTGCAAAGCCAATGGCGCCTTCGACCCGACCACCATGGGCAGCGTGCCGAACGTTGGCCTGATGGCGCAAAAAGCCGAAGAGTACGGCTCCCACGACAAGACCTTCCAGGTCAAGGCCGATGGCGTCGTGCGCGTGGTCGACAGCAAGGGCAAGGTCGTTCTGGAGCAGAACGTCGAAGCCGGTGACATCTTCCGCATGTGCCAGACCAAAGACGCGCCGATCCAGGACTGGGTCAAGCTGGCCGTCAACCGTGCCCGCCTGAGCAACACCCCGGCGGTGTTCTGGCTGGACCCGGCTCGCGCCCACGACGGCGTGATGATCGAAAAAGTGCAGAAGTACCTGAAGGACCACGACACCGCTGGCCTGGACATCCGCGTCCTGGCACCGGTCGAGGCCATCAAGTTCTCCCTGGCCCGCATCCGCGAAGGCAAGGACACCATCTCGGTGACCGGCAACGTGCTGCGCGACTACCTGACCGACCTGTTCCCGATCATGGAGCTGGGCACCAGCGCCAAGATGCTGTCGATCGTGCCGCTGATGAACGGCGGTGGCCTGTTCGAAACCGGCGCTGGCGGTTCGGCACCGAAGCACGTGCAGCAGCTGGTTGAAGAGAACTTCCTGCGTTGGGACTCGCTGGGTGAATTCCTGGCCCTGGCCGCTTCCCTGGAGCACCTGGGCAACACCTACGACAACCCGCGTGCCAAAGTGCTGGCCAACACCCTGGACCAGGCCACCGGCAAGTTCCTCGACACCAACAAGTCGCCTTCGCGCAAAGTCGGCGGTATCGACAACCGCGGCAGCCACTTCTACCTGACCCTGTACTGGGCCCAGGCACTGGCTGCCCAGAGCGACGACGCCGCCCTGCAGGCGCGCTTCGCCCCACTGGCCAAGACCCTGACCGAGAACGAGGAGACCATCGTCGCCGAGCTCAACGCCGTTCAGGGCAAGCCGGCCGACATCGGTGGCTACTACGCCCCGGATGCCGAGCTGACCGCCAAGGTGATGCGCCCAAGCCAGACCCTGAACAGCGCCATTGCCGCCCTGTAA
- the mnmA gene encoding tRNA 2-thiouridine(34) synthase MnmA → MTSPALKDPAKTRVIVGMSGGVDSSVSALLLMEQGYQVEGLFMKNWEEDDGTEYCTAREDLADAQAVCDRIGIKLHTANFAAEYWDNVFEHFLEEYKAGRTPNPDILCNREIKFKAFLDYALSLGADLIATGHYVRRRDTGALTELLKGLDPNKDQSYFLHAVGGKEIARTLFPVGELEKPEVRAIAEKHGLATAKKKDSTGICFIGERRFSDFLKQYLPAQPGNIETTEGEVIGRHHGLMYHTIGQRQGLGIGGLKDAGDEPWYVLHKDLTRNVLVVGQGNEHPWLFSRALLASEIFWVNPIDLSSPRPLTAKVRYRQGDQRCTLERTATGYRAVFDEPQRAVTPGQSVVFYDGEVCLGGGVIETAEPWSPRA, encoded by the coding sequence ATGACCAGCCCAGCACTCAAAGACCCCGCCAAGACCCGCGTCATCGTCGGCATGTCCGGCGGCGTGGACTCTTCCGTCTCCGCCCTTCTGCTCATGGAGCAGGGCTACCAGGTGGAAGGGCTGTTCATGAAGAACTGGGAAGAAGACGACGGCACCGAATACTGCACCGCCCGTGAAGACCTGGCCGACGCCCAGGCCGTGTGCGACCGCATTGGCATCAAGCTGCACACCGCCAACTTCGCCGCCGAGTACTGGGACAACGTGTTCGAGCATTTCCTTGAAGAGTACAAGGCCGGCCGCACGCCCAACCCGGACATCCTCTGCAACCGCGAGATCAAGTTCAAGGCCTTCCTGGACTATGCCCTGTCGCTGGGCGCCGACCTGATCGCCACCGGCCACTACGTGCGCCGCCGCGACACCGGCGCGCTCACCGAACTGCTCAAGGGCCTGGACCCGAACAAGGACCAGAGCTACTTCCTGCACGCCGTGGGCGGCAAGGAAATCGCCCGCACCCTGTTCCCGGTTGGCGAGCTGGAAAAGCCCGAGGTGCGCGCCATCGCCGAAAAACACGGCCTGGCTACCGCCAAGAAGAAAGATTCCACCGGCATCTGCTTCATTGGCGAGCGCCGCTTCAGCGACTTCCTCAAGCAATACCTGCCGGCCCAGCCAGGCAATATCGAAACCACCGAAGGTGAAGTGATCGGCCGCCACCATGGCCTGATGTACCACACCATCGGCCAGCGCCAGGGCCTGGGCATCGGCGGCCTCAAAGACGCCGGCGACGAGCCGTGGTACGTGCTGCACAAAGACCTGACCCGCAACGTGCTGGTGGTCGGCCAGGGCAACGAACACCCGTGGTTGTTCTCCCGCGCCCTGCTCGCTTCGGAGATTTTCTGGGTCAACCCCATCGATTTGAGCAGCCCACGCCCACTCACCGCCAAGGTGCGCTACCGCCAGGGCGACCAGCGCTGCACGCTGGAGCGCACCGCAACCGGCTACCGCGCCGTGTTCGACGAACCGCAGCGCGCCGTGACCCCGGGCCAGTCGGTGGTGTTCTATGACGGCGAAGTGTGCCTGGGCGGCGGCGTGATCGAGACCGCCGAGCCGTGGAGCCCACGCGCATGA
- a CDS encoding NUDIX hydrolase has translation MTWQPHITVATIVEHDGKFLFVEEFKANQHVFNQPAGHLEPNETLAQAALRETLEETAWEVELTGVVGIYLYTAPSNGVTYQRICFAARPVRHHADLALDSDIVRAVWLTRDELLATPERWRSELVPRCLDDYLEGPLHSLALLRD, from the coding sequence ATGACCTGGCAACCCCACATCACCGTCGCCACCATCGTCGAACACGACGGCAAATTCCTGTTCGTCGAAGAATTCAAAGCCAACCAGCACGTCTTCAACCAACCCGCCGGCCACCTCGAGCCCAACGAGACCCTGGCCCAGGCCGCCCTGCGCGAAACCCTTGAAGAAACCGCCTGGGAAGTCGAGCTCACCGGCGTGGTCGGCATCTACCTCTACACCGCCCCCAGCAACGGCGTAACCTACCAGCGCATCTGCTTTGCCGCCCGCCCGGTGCGCCACCACGCCGACCTGGCGCTGGACAGCGACATCGTGCGCGCCGTGTGGCTGACCCGCGACGAACTGCTGGCAACCCCCGAACGCTGGCGCAGCGAGCTGGTACCACGCTGCCTGGACGACTACCTCGAAGGCCCGTTGCACAGCCTGGCCCTGCTGCGCGACTGA
- the clpS gene encoding ATP-dependent Clp protease adapter ClpS yields the protein MHAPSEIRLTFNQDRPQSNEDDGSGLAVQEAKPILQAPPMYKVVLFNDDYTPMDFVVEVLETFFNLNRELATKIMLTVHTEGRAVCGLFTRDIAETKAMQVNQYARESQHPLLCEIEKDG from the coding sequence ATGCATGCACCTAGCGAGATTCGACTAACATTCAATCAGGATCGCCCGCAATCGAATGAGGACGACGGCTCGGGGCTTGCGGTACAGGAAGCCAAGCCGATCCTGCAGGCGCCACCGATGTACAAGGTGGTTTTGTTCAACGATGACTACACACCGATGGATTTCGTCGTCGAAGTGCTCGAGACGTTCTTCAATCTGAACCGCGAGCTGGCAACGAAGATCATGCTGACCGTCCATACAGAAGGGCGGGCAGTGTGCGGATTGTTTACCCGTGACATCGCCGAAACAAAGGCCATGCAGGTCAACCAATACGCCAGGGAAAGCCAGCATCCGCTACTCTGTGAAATCGAGAAGGACGGTTAA
- the clpA gene encoding ATP-dependent Clp protease ATP-binding subunit ClpA — protein sequence MLNRELEVTLNLAFKEARSKRHEFMTVEHLLLALLDNEAAATVLRACGANLDKLKHDLQEFIDSTTPLIPVNDEDRETQPTLGFQRVLQRAVFHVQSSGKREVTGANVLVAIFSEQESQAVFLLKQQSVARIDVVNYIAHGISKVPGHGSHAESDQEMQDEEGGESSSSSNPLDAYASNLNELARAGRIDPLVGREQEVERVAQILARRRKNNPLLVGEAGVGKTAIAEGLAKRIVDGQVPDLLAQSVVYSLDLGALLAGTKYRGDFEKRFKALLGELRKRPQAILFIDEIHTIIGAGAASGGVMDASNLLKPLLSSGEIRCIGSTTFQEFRGIFEKDRALARRFQKVDVSEPSVEDTVGILRGLKGRFESHHNIEYSDEALRAAAELASRYINDRHMPDKAIDVIDEAGAYQRLQPEANRVKRIDVPQVEDIVAKIARIPPKHVTSSDKELLRNLERDLKLTVFGQDQAIDSLATAIKLSRAGLKSPDKPVGSFLFAGPTGVGKTEAARQLAKALGVELVRFDMSEYMERHTVSRLIGAPPGYVGFDQGGLLTEAITKQPHCVLLLDEIEKAHPEVFNLLLQVMDHGTLTDNNGRKADFRNVILIMTTNAGAETAARASIGFTHQDHASDAMEVIRKSFTPEFRNRLDTIIQFGRLSHETIKSIVDKFLIELQAQLEDKRVLLEVSDAARGWLAASGYDVQMGARPMARLIQDKIKRPLAEEILFGELAEHGGVVHIDLRDGELVFDFETTAEVA from the coding sequence ATGTTAAACCGCGAGCTCGAAGTCACCCTCAATCTGGCCTTCAAGGAGGCTCGTTCGAAGCGTCATGAGTTCATGACCGTCGAGCATCTGCTGCTGGCACTCCTTGACAATGAGGCTGCCGCGACCGTTCTGCGCGCCTGTGGCGCCAATCTCGACAAACTCAAGCACGACCTGCAAGAGTTCATCGATTCCACCACGCCGTTGATTCCAGTCAACGACGAGGACCGTGAAACCCAGCCAACCCTGGGCTTCCAGCGTGTGCTGCAGCGTGCCGTGTTCCACGTGCAAAGCTCCGGCAAGCGCGAAGTCACCGGCGCCAACGTACTGGTGGCGATTTTCAGCGAACAGGAAAGCCAGGCCGTGTTTTTGCTCAAGCAGCAAAGCGTGGCCCGCATCGATGTGGTCAACTACATCGCTCACGGCATCTCCAAGGTGCCGGGCCATGGTTCGCATGCTGAAAGCGATCAGGAAATGCAGGACGAGGAGGGCGGCGAGTCGTCGTCTTCCAGCAACCCGCTGGATGCCTATGCCAGCAACCTGAACGAACTGGCACGGGCTGGGCGTATCGACCCGCTGGTGGGGCGTGAGCAGGAAGTCGAGCGTGTGGCGCAGATCCTTGCCCGTCGCCGCAAGAACAACCCGCTGCTGGTGGGTGAGGCCGGTGTAGGCAAAACCGCCATCGCCGAAGGCCTGGCCAAGCGCATTGTTGATGGCCAGGTGCCTGACCTGCTGGCGCAAAGCGTGGTGTACTCCCTGGACCTGGGCGCACTGCTGGCCGGTACCAAATACCGTGGTGATTTCGAGAAGCGCTTCAAAGCGCTGCTCGGCGAGTTGCGCAAGCGCCCGCAGGCGATCCTGTTCATCGACGAAATCCACACCATCATCGGTGCCGGTGCGGCATCGGGCGGGGTGATGGATGCGTCCAACCTGCTCAAGCCGCTGCTGTCGTCCGGCGAGATCCGCTGCATCGGCTCGACCACCTTCCAGGAGTTCCGAGGCATCTTCGAGAAAGACCGTGCCCTGGCGCGGCGCTTCCAGAAGGTCGATGTCAGCGAGCCATCGGTTGAAGACACCGTCGGCATCCTGCGTGGCCTGAAAGGCCGCTTCGAAAGCCACCACAACATCGAGTACAGCGATGAAGCCCTGCGTGCAGCGGCCGAACTGGCCTCGCGCTACATCAACGACCGCCACATGCCGGACAAGGCCATCGACGTGATCGACGAGGCCGGTGCCTATCAGCGCCTGCAGCCTGAGGCGAACCGGGTCAAGCGCATCGATGTGCCGCAAGTGGAAGACATCGTCGCCAAGATCGCGCGTATTCCGCCGAAGCATGTCACCAGCTCTGATAAGGAGCTGCTGCGTAACCTGGAGCGTGACCTGAAGCTGACCGTGTTTGGTCAGGACCAGGCCATCGATTCGCTGGCCACGGCCATCAAGCTGTCCCGCGCGGGCCTTAAATCGCCAGACAAACCTGTCGGTTCGTTCCTGTTCGCCGGCCCTACCGGTGTGGGCAAGACCGAGGCGGCGCGGCAGTTGGCCAAGGCGCTGGGCGTGGAGCTGGTGCGTTTCGACATGTCCGAGTACATGGAGCGTCACACCGTGTCGCGCCTGATCGGTGCGCCACCTGGCTACGTCGGATTCGACCAGGGCGGCCTGCTGACCGAGGCCATCACCAAGCAACCGCACTGCGTGCTGCTGCTCGATGAAATCGAGAAGGCCCACCCCGAAGTCTTCAACCTGCTGCTGCAGGTGATGGATCACGGCACCCTGACCGACAACAACGGGCGCAAGGCGGACTTCCGCAATGTGATCCTGATCATGACCACCAACGCCGGCGCCGAAACCGCCGCGCGGGCCTCGATCGGCTTCACCCACCAGGACCACGCGTCCGACGCGATGGAGGTGATTCGCAAGAGCTTCACGCCGGAGTTCCGCAACCGTCTGGACACCATCATCCAGTTTGGTCGCTTGAGCCACGAGACGATCAAGAGCATCGTCGACAAGTTCCTCATCGAACTGCAGGCGCAGCTGGAAGACAAGCGTGTGCTGCTGGAAGTCAGCGATGCCGCCCGCGGCTGGCTGGCTGCCAGTGGTTACGATGTGCAGATGGGTGCGCGGCCGATGGCGCGGCTTATCCAGGACAAGATCAAACGGCCGCTGGCCGAGGAGATTTTGTTTGGCGAGCTGGCCGAGCATGGCGGTGTGGTGCACATCGACTTGCGCGATGGCGAACTGGTGTTCGACTTCGAGACCACGGCTGAGGTTGCATGA
- the purB gene encoding adenylosuccinate lyase — translation MQLSSLTAVSPVDGRYAGKTQALRPIFSEFGLIRFRALVEVRWLQRLAAHPQIGEVPAFSAEANALLDNLATDFKLEHAERVKEIERTTNHDVKAIEYLLKEQAAQLPELAKVSEFIHFACTSEDINNLSHALMLRAGRDDVLLPLMRQIADAIRALAHAHADVPMLSRTHGQPASPTTLGKELANVVYRLERQIAQVAAVPLLGKINGAVGNYNAHLSAYSQIDWEQNARAFIEDELGLQFNPYTTQIEPHDYIAELFDAIARFNTILIDFDRDVWGYISLGYFKQKTVAGEIGSSTMPHKVNPIDFENSEGNLGIANALFQHLASKLPISRWQRDLTDSTVLRNLGVGFAHSVIAYEASLKGIGKLEVNEARIAADLDACWEVLAEPIQTVMRRFNIENPYEKLKELTRGKGITPEALLTFIDGLDMPADAKAELKLLTPATYIGNAAAQAKRI, via the coding sequence ATGCAGCTTTCTTCGCTCACTGCGGTTTCCCCTGTAGACGGCCGTTACGCCGGCAAAACCCAGGCCTTGCGCCCCATTTTCAGCGAATTCGGCCTGATCCGTTTCCGCGCCCTGGTCGAAGTACGCTGGCTCCAGCGCCTGGCCGCCCACCCGCAGATCGGCGAAGTGCCGGCGTTCTCCGCCGAAGCCAATGCCCTGCTGGACAACCTGGCCACCGACTTCAAGCTTGAACACGCCGAACGCGTGAAAGAAATCGAGCGCACCACCAACCATGACGTCAAGGCGATCGAATACCTCCTCAAGGAGCAGGCCGCCCAGCTGCCTGAGCTGGCCAAGGTCAGCGAATTCATCCACTTCGCCTGCACCAGCGAGGACATCAACAACCTGTCCCACGCCCTGATGCTGCGCGCCGGCCGTGACGACGTGCTGCTGCCGCTGATGCGCCAGATCGCCGACGCCATCCGCGCCCTGGCCCATGCCCACGCCGACGTGCCAATGCTGTCGCGCACCCACGGCCAACCGGCTTCGCCGACCACCCTGGGCAAAGAGCTGGCCAACGTCGTGTACCGCCTGGAGCGCCAGATCGCTCAAGTGGCTGCCGTGCCGCTGCTGGGCAAGATCAACGGCGCCGTGGGCAACTACAACGCCCACTTGTCGGCCTACTCGCAGATCGACTGGGAGCAGAACGCCCGCGCCTTCATCGAAGACGAACTGGGCCTGCAGTTCAACCCGTACACCACCCAGATCGAGCCGCACGACTACATCGCCGAGCTGTTCGACGCCATCGCCCGTTTCAACACCATCCTGATCGACTTCGACCGCGATGTGTGGGGCTACATCTCGCTGGGCTACTTCAAACAGAAGACCGTTGCCGGCGAAATCGGCTCGTCGACCATGCCGCACAAGGTCAACCCGATCGACTTCGAAAACTCCGAAGGCAACCTGGGCATCGCCAACGCGCTGTTCCAGCACCTGGCCAGCAAGCTGCCGATCTCGCGGTGGCAGCGTGACCTGACCGACTCCACCGTGCTGCGCAACCTGGGCGTGGGCTTTGCCCACAGCGTCATCGCCTACGAAGCCAGCCTGAAGGGCATCGGCAAGCTCGAAGTCAACGAAGCCCGCATCGCCGCCGACCTGGACGCCTGCTGGGAAGTACTTGCCGAGCCGATCCAGACCGTGATGCGCCGCTTCAACATCGAGAACCCCTACGAGAAGCTCAAAGAGCTGACCCGTGGCAAGGGCATCACCCCTGAAGCGCTGCTGACCTTCATCGACGGCCTGGACATGCCAGCCGACGCCAAGGCCGAGCTCAAGCTGCTCACCCCCGCTACCTACATTGGTAACGCGGCAGCCCAGGCCAAACGCATCTAA
- the infA gene encoding translation initiation factor IF-1, with the protein MSKEDSFEMEGTVVDTLPNTMFRVELENGHVVTAHISGKMRKNYIRILTGDKVRVELTPYDLSKGRITYRAR; encoded by the coding sequence ATGTCGAAAGAAGACAGCTTCGAAATGGAAGGTACTGTCGTCGACACCCTGCCCAACACCATGTTCCGCGTGGAGTTGGAAAACGGGCACGTCGTAACCGCGCATATTTCTGGCAAAATGCGCAAGAACTACATCCGTATTCTCACTGGCGACAAGGTCCGCGTCGAACTGACGCCGTACGACCTGAGCAAGGGCCGCATCACTTACCGTGCGCGCTAA
- the icd gene encoding NADP-dependent isocitrate dehydrogenase codes for MGYQKIKVPTDGTKITVNADHSLNVPDRPIIPYIEGDGIGVDVSPVMIKVVDAAVQKAYGGKRKIAWMEVYAGEKATQVYDQDTWLPQETLDAVREYVVSIKGPLTTPVGGGIRSLNVALRQQLDLYVCLRPVLWFQGVPSPVKKPGDVDMVIFRENSEDIYAGIEWKAGSPEANKVIKFLKEEMGVTKIRFDQDCGIGVKPVSREGTKRLVRKALQYVVDNDRESLTLVHKGNIMKFTEGAFKDWGYEVARDEFGAELLDGGPWMKFKNPRTGREVIVKDAIADAMLQQILLRPAEYDVIATLNLNGDYLSDALAAEVGGIGIAPGANLSDTVAMFEATHGTAPKYAGQDKVNPGSVILSAEMMLRHMGWTEAADLIIKGTNGAIAAKTVTYDFERLMEGARLVGSSGFGDEMIKHM; via the coding sequence ATGGGATACCAGAAAATCAAGGTTCCGACCGACGGCACCAAGATCACCGTCAATGCCGACCATTCGCTCAATGTGCCTGACCGCCCGATCATTCCTTATATCGAAGGTGACGGGATTGGTGTCGATGTGTCGCCCGTCATGATCAAGGTGGTGGATGCTGCCGTGCAAAAAGCCTACGGCGGCAAGCGCAAGATCGCCTGGATGGAGGTGTATGCCGGCGAGAAAGCCACCCAGGTGTATGACCAGGATACCTGGCTGCCGCAGGAAACCCTCGATGCGGTGCGTGAGTATGTGGTGTCGATCAAGGGGCCTTTGACCACGCCGGTGGGTGGCGGCATCCGTTCGCTGAACGTGGCCCTGCGCCAGCAGCTGGACCTTTATGTATGCCTGCGGCCGGTGTTGTGGTTCCAGGGCGTGCCGAGCCCGGTGAAAAAGCCGGGTGACGTGGACATGGTGATCTTCCGCGAAAACTCCGAGGACATTTATGCCGGCATCGAATGGAAGGCCGGCTCGCCCGAAGCCAACAAGGTGATCAAGTTCCTCAAGGAGGAAATGGGCGTCACCAAGATCCGCTTCGACCAGGACTGCGGCATCGGCGTCAAGCCGGTCTCCCGCGAGGGCACCAAGCGCCTGGTGCGCAAGGCCCTGCAGTACGTGGTCGACAATGACCGCGAATCGCTCACCCTGGTGCACAAGGGCAACATCATGAAGTTCACCGAAGGGGCCTTCAAGGACTGGGGCTATGAAGTGGCTCGCGACGAGTTCGGCGCCGAGTTGCTCGATGGCGGCCCGTGGATGAAGTTCAAAAACCCAAGGACCGGCCGCGAAGTCATCGTCAAGGACGCCATCGCCGATGCCATGTTGCAGCAGATTTTGCTGCGCCCGGCAGAGTACGATGTGATTGCCACGCTGAACCTCAACGGTGACTACCTTTCCGATGCCCTGGCGGCGGAAGTGGGCGGTATCGGCATCGCGCCGGGGGCCAACCTGTCCGACACCGTGGCCATGTTCGAGGCCACCCACGGCACCGCGCCCAAGTACGCCGGGCAGGACAAGGTCAACCCAGGGTCGGTGATTTTGTCGGCAGAGATGATGCTGCGGCACATGGGCTGGACCGAGGCGGCCGACCTGATCATCAAAGGCACCAATGGCGCGATTGCGGCCAAGACCGTGACCTATGACTTCGAGCGGCTGATGGAGGGGGCCAGGCTGGTGGGCAGTTCAGGGTTTGGCGACGAGATGATCAAGCATATGTAA
- the cspD gene encoding cold shock domain-containing protein CspD, producing MASGKVKWFNNAKGYGFVLEEGKDNVDLFAHYSAIQMDGYKTLKAGQAVNFDIVQGPKGLHAVNITSASVTTSNGETTKNNVPVTV from the coding sequence ATGGCAAGCGGTAAAGTCAAGTGGTTCAACAATGCCAAGGGCTACGGATTCGTGCTTGAAGAGGGCAAAGACAACGTTGATCTGTTCGCCCATTATTCCGCAATCCAGATGGACGGATACAAGACGCTCAAGGCTGGCCAGGCCGTGAACTTCGATATCGTCCAGGGCCCCAAAGGACTGCACGCGGTGAACATCACCAGCGCGAGCGTGACGACCAGCAACGGCGAAACAACGAAAAACAACGTTCCCGTGACGGTCTGA
- the hflD gene encoding high frequency lysogenization protein HflD, with protein MSNLQEQLIALGGVFQAAVLVDRIARTGQASEANIGCMLGSLLVRDPKNTLEVFGGDDLNLRDGYRALVGALERDPSSLQREPLRYALSMLGLERQLNKRGDLLDTIGNRLPQIQSQAEHFGLVHENVIASSGALYQDTLSTLRQRIQVHGDMRFLQQPNNASKIRALLLSGIRAARLWRQLGGHRWQLVFSRRKLLNELYDMMRAPS; from the coding sequence ATGAGCAACCTTCAGGAGCAACTGATTGCCCTGGGCGGCGTGTTCCAGGCCGCCGTGCTGGTCGACCGCATTGCCCGCACCGGCCAGGCCAGCGAGGCCAACATCGGCTGCATGCTGGGCAGCCTGCTGGTGCGCGACCCCAAAAACACCCTGGAAGTGTTCGGTGGCGACGACCTCAACCTGCGCGACGGCTACCGGGCGCTGGTCGGCGCCCTCGAGCGCGACCCCAGCAGCCTGCAGCGCGAGCCTCTGCGCTATGCCCTGTCGATGCTGGGCCTGGAGCGCCAGCTGAACAAACGCGGCGACCTGCTCGACACCATCGGCAACCGCCTGCCGCAAATCCAGTCCCAGGCCGAGCATTTCGGCCTGGTACACGAAAACGTCATCGCTTCCAGTGGCGCCTTGTACCAGGACACCCTGAGCACCCTGCGCCAGCGCATTCAGGTGCATGGCGACATGCGTTTCCTGCAGCAACCCAACAATGCCTCGAAAATTCGCGCCCTGTTGCTGTCCGGTATCCGCGCCGCGCGCCTGTGGCGCCAGTTGGGCGGTCACCGCTGGCAATTGGTGTTCAGCCGCCGCAAACTGCTGAACGAGCTGTACGACATGATGCGCGCGCCAAGCTGA